The nucleotide window ttgaatttttaggTGCTGACCATCGAAAGCTAAAACCCGCTGCACAATGCCAGCCGGTTGACTATCCAAAGCCTGATGGGAAAATAACTTTTGATCTGTTGACTTCAGTTGCGTTAACGGGAACGAACCACCTCCACCACCTCCACCACCGAACCACCAGGTGATCAACCACCTCATTTAACATTGATGGACGACACAGTACAAGTCAAACAAAATCTTGCTGTGTATGATGGCCCAGAGGGTCGCTTTTGTCCCGCTGGTAACTAATCTATCGCCATTGCAACAACTTTGCTCTCgattttaattcattcttgttCCAGGTGTTTACGAATACGTGCCAACGGAGGACGGGCAGAGTAAGAAGTTCCAAATAAGTGCTCaaaattgtattcactgtAAGACATGTGATATCAAGGACCCCAGTCAGAACATCAATTGGGTCGCCCCTGAGGGTGGCGGTGGGCCTGCGTACAACGGAATGTGAATGACTTGTCGTTTTGTTTTCacagaatttttaataagcCTGAATAATATCAGAAAATCAATGCAACATTCTTTTTCCCCCATGAGAGCTATCAGCTAATTTGTTCTTCAAATATTCCCCCCATGCTTGTACGAATGACTTCATCAGGAATTTTTAGCATTGTGTATTTTTGAGAATGGTAACTGGGCTAGAGACATATGCTGTATGCCCTATAGTTGTTCTGCTTGAAAGAGCTTGCATTTATCTAGGCATACAGAAATACATTCTACGTAAATTTATCAGCATTGCACATAATGTCTCTTGACCCGTATTATGCGGGtagagaaaaaattaaaatcataCGGGGGCCgtataattttaattttttctctttccgttTCTCCTGAAGTTAATTTAGTCTGCAATGAATTGTTACTTACAGACGACGTAGGTTCAAAAAGTTCGTGCTGTTGGTGTTAGTGTTGTTTCAGGTGTATTTGTTGGCGCTGATTGTTTTCAGATCGTAcccattaaacaaacaaaaaacgttgaaaaataaaataattaaaataaaataagaaatgtaTGTGGGTTTTTATACGTTTTTCCAAGTACCCGCATTTTCCTGATTGAACACAGACATTTCTGTGGAACTGCACGGCAATGGTTGCAAGTACTACATTGTGTAACGTTTGGAATATACTTACCGAGAAACAGTAAAACAAAGTTTAATCATTAGGTTTACTGCCCGAAAAGATCTAGTTATAAGTTAGAACAAGATTCAGCAAAATTGTTACTACACCACGACACACGTCATAACACGTGACGAAGCTTTTTCACTGGAAATCATTCTGTGTAGTGCAAATCAGTCACAggatttgtttcaattttgaagAGTTCTTCCTCCCCAGTAAGGGCAAACTTGTTAAGCAGACATATGAGATGAGCCtgaattttcttgtatttgAAACCAAACCAAAATACCATGGTATAGGAGTTATATGGTACGCGTACTCGAGAGGGCGAAAGTGGGACAAAAATTGGAATCGTCTATTTTGGCAACTCTGGCCGGGTGTGTAACTAGAGGGCCTACTTTAACGTaggctcttatgggactaccccttttgaactgttacattaaggtgtttgaattttttttttatttagaaaaatttttatcgtgcgtagaattaatttttatgcaaagttcattttttggattttaatttaaaattgtttgtataataaaaaaaaaatgaaaatggtcCAAGAATTTCTGAAAGTCTTTAACTTTCCACTTCTGCTAGACAGTTCCACATTATTAATATATAATGCggaatttgttctttggaGCAGTTACGTTTGCGTCTCGTAAATAAACGTagattgtttacattttggcTGGTCGATTCGCCATTGTTTGCAGCCCTAAtttataatataataataataattaaattgtCGTCGTTTGATcttaaaacaatttatttgagATGAGCAGTGCAATCACCATGGCAATCACttccaaagaacaaattccGCTTTTTAtgtagtatagcgaattgagctgcctatctcttgctgcaaattgaggccagggacctgaaccctatcaggagttgtcgtcatgttttgcctgacagcgttcaggtccctgaacgagatggagttggcCTAAACCTAGGTTAGTAGGACTCTGTCTCGGGTTGATCGGGCTGCTTTATGACCCGATCTTGTGGGCTGGTTTGATTGTTCGGTGTGCGTTCCGGCGTCTGGTGTCGCGTTTCTTTCGCCTGATCAGGATCGTGGAAAAAAGAACTCATACAATACTACGTGACGTAGAATATAAAGGCCGCGTGCCATTCCAGCATCGGTGTACCGGTCGACATTGCAACCACTGCAGAATATCCTACATTAATCGGGTCtgatcttctttttttcagtgCGGATGGTGCAGTGACTGGGCTGAAGCTGATCGGGGTCAAGCCCTACCCTACCTGCAAAGTGCAAgcatggtgtaaaagggaggtgtaccaactcttcagttaagaagggtATCTCAGCTGAAGCCTCTTCGTGGTACAAGGTTATCAATCGTCAGAGACGCCTGGTGGCCGATCttgaactaaatgaaaaacccacttgaaaaatattctaagtccaaaaCAGTGGATCCATCCCTATCGGCATTCGCTACGGGCCTACGGCCCATGGCAATAAGAtggcatttcaaaattaatgttattatctttcttgtttggaaaaaaaaatatttcaagtacTGTATGATCACActctatatttaaaaagaaattaaaagatagTTTAAGTATTACTTTGTATTAAATTTCTTGTATGGGCATTTTTGGCCAGTTTGAAACTCGCCTGGACTgttgtttgttctttggacaataaaacatctttcaaacgtttagattcaaaataatATCTCACTTTTACATACTCCATTATTAAAGTTCCCATATTACAATGGCGATGAGTATCACAAAAAAGGGGCAGTACATTGGTTAATTTAACTTTTGCTATACACTCTTGGAATGTATCAGTGATATAAATATGATTAAGTGACTTAAAGTGGTTTGAGACAACTTTTTCAATTGCGCACAAAGTTTGGTACATTGACAGGGTGACAAACACCAGTCCACCTTTGGTTCGAGCTCTCGTGTATGCATCTGCGTCAAAATCACTTGGTAGATCTGCTTCTTTGGTAATTACAGTCTGTCTGCATGCCTCACACTCGAAAAtgttttctctcgttttcacCATGTAACCTGCTACATCGTATATGAGAAAGTTACCGATTCTATCTTCTTTGGACAAGGGCAACTCGTTTACGTAACGCTTTCCCAGCTCTTCCATTAAATCATCTTTCATTGCTACCCTTAAATCAGCAGCAGCCTTAGCATTGTCGCggaattttttaatgagaCACTCCTTAAAATCGACGAGCACCCTAATATGGTCATCATTTTCTACATTTGCGTTCCGCAATAGTATCTTCGCGGGTGTGTACAATGACATCATCCTGATAATATGTAGAAAACTTGTAGCCGTTGGATGTGTATCGACTGAACGTATGCGCCCAAAAGTCATCTATAGGCAAAAAAGGATAGTTCATTAAACgattatttgcattttttttttttacaaatatatACCTCTAAGGCGTCTTGGTTTCATTTTGCTGTCAGTACGAAATCGTATTTCtctaaagggttttttggagTCAATAACTCTTCTGTCAAGTCAATGGTGCTACGGATAGACAAGCGCCAGCCATCTAGAGTCGTATCTGACGCAAATGCGGCCATTATTCGACGTTTTCCAGGATTGCGATGGCACTCCTCAGTTAACTCTATTATTTTTAGCATGTCTTCGAGTAcagattttttcccctttgttacctttccctcCATTTCGACTAAATTATTCCAGTTGTTCCCATTAATTGACTCACCCTTGTGTCGTCCATTCATAATGTCAAATGTGTCATTAATAAGCTTTGTAAGCTTTTCTGTAGCTTCTGATCCTAATAAAATAATGAGTTAGATTTAGAAATTTGGAAGATTTAATAAGGTACCATTGAATAAATGcgctgtttttttgtcttctcttaaaaattttaaagccatGGCCATATGTTTGGAGTACAGCTGTGTGGCCAAGCTTACCGTCATTCTCTGCCAGGTTGATGGCCAAATGTGAGCAAGTTTTAACTTGGGAACCAATTTCAAACCAAGCAACCTTTGATGCTCAAATACTCTCTGATAGAACATGTGGTAGACAGTGTGCCCGGCAAACTGAGaaacataaaaaggaaagtatTAGTCTCCATTTGCTTAAGTATACTTTAAGCACATTTACAACCTGAGCAATTTTTTGAAGCACAAtttattcaccatttttggaAAGACGCTATCAAGGCGTCAACCAAACGACGCCATTAATGTGTTCAAACTTTCAGTACGACTAATGGAAAACCGTTGACGACTGATCCGAAGGTAACATTTTCTCACAAGctcaagagatggcgtttacTATAGAGAACCAAACAATGCCTACTGGTACCACAAAGAGGCTTCACAAGAGATacccttcttaactgaagagttggtacacctcccttttacaccatggTGCAAGTCCTCCGTTTTTGTCAATTGACAACGTTGCAAATGGTTCTTGTTCAAATAAATCCTTGAATTGCTTGAATATTAACGAACGGATAGTTAAAGATTCTACCCAAAAAGTACCTTAAACGTATGTTGAGTGCGTCATAAATGATAACTTAAATTCTTTTAAAGTGATTGTTACATCGAACGTTTTAGTGCtctttgaaataaaaagttttttcAAGAAGTACGCGCTGACATTACCACTCCCAGAGTCATTGTCACAATGGAGACAAACATTTCATTATCTCGACTGAAAGAGCCGGAATTTTTTCCAGAGTTTTGGAAGACAATAATGACAGGTGACATATTCATATCTTTCCttcttctaaaaaaaaaagaaagaaacctAATGAATTTTTGACACCATCAGAGGTAGTAGCCTTTGTTGATGTTCGAACAGGTTCAGACAACAGATCAAAAAGTATTGCAAATGAAATGGAGAGAATGGGTGCTACAGTTGTACAacatttttccaagaaagtGACTCATGTGATATTTAAAGACGGCTCAAAACCCATCTATGATAAAGCAAAAGCTTTAGGCATCCCGATCGTGTCCTATTTATGGGTTGTTGCATGcaaagaaaagggagaaatGGTTTCCACCGAAGAACATGCAGCCATTAATTCACAAGACTATGATTCTGAGTTCTTCAAATGGAGGGTAAGGCTAAGTTTTTGTTTAGTTCAAAGCAGGTTTCTGCCAAGTGATGTTTTCTTATATGTAGAAAGTTAAATCAATGCAGCCAAAGGAACTTGATGAAGAACTACAAATGGCAGAAAAGCGTCTtgacagaagaagaaagaaatttagACAAAGTTTGTTGCTTTGTGGTGAAAGTAGTGAGGAGCCTCTCCTACATTTCACACCTATTGctgaaagaaaatcaataattGATACCTTGATTGAGAGTTCACCTGCTTGCCAAGaaaggtaagtttttttttgtgtgtaggttaccaagaaaaataaagaaataaaacattttttcaaatgtttttctgtATTGGTTTAATAGTGTAACTGTTACTTGTCGTCTACTCTATTTATAGGATTCAGCAACAACTAGCTTCCGGAAAAACGTGTGACGACGTATTCACTGTAAatgagaaagaagaagaagattttgaCACATTTTTTGACACTCCTCTAATGATCAAATTTATTAGCAAGTATACGTACTGCtacatttaaaatgaaatacgGATGCATTTACAcattattttcttgttgcGAGGAACTACTATTCTCCTATGGACCCAACCCCTTCGTCTATCAGAAAAATATTAGCTAATGTCCGACAGACTTCAGCAAAAACTGCTACGACACCTAGCATGAGCAATCATcaaagaaaaggagacgttagTTCAGGAAAAACGTCCCCTGACAAAGTGGTTCACGTAACCTTACCTGGATCTCCATTGGGCATAATAAACAAAACTACTGAAAACAGCAACAAGCGAAAGACATGCTCCAGCATGTCTTCAACAGCGAAAAGGCGCAAAGAAAACGCCGAGCATGTTGTAGAGAAACTTCCTCGGCGGAAGTTGCTTTTCCAGCCCACAAAGCTACATCTGCCGCAGGATCCCCTCGTTGCTTTAACTCCCGACGAAAGTccaaagaaggagaagaaaaatcaCCCTTGCTTTTCCCAAGTTGGAATAAATGTTAAATCCCACTTCATTCCATATTCTGCTAGCGGTAAATTGAGTCCTAGAAGTGGCACATCCCCCCGGCGTGACAGTTTAGCCGATTTCAAACGGTCAATTCCGAAAAAACGAAACGACCAAAGACTATCTAGCGCTACGCTAGTATGCACAAGCCTACATTCGGagtaagaattttttttttttattaactgAAATTGTAATAACGTAATAACGTTTCTCTTGTTATCGGCAGGCCTATAAAGATAGTAGAAAAAGCTATCGAACAAATGAAAAGATTCAAGTTAATAGACACAGTCGATGATACAACCACTCATGTAATATGCGGAGATTCACGTAGAACTTTAAATGTTATGCGTGGCGTTGTACGTGGTGCCAAAATCGTGACATTTAACTGGGTATGTTTCTGTATTCTGTCAATGAAACAACCGCTGAAAGAACATTCCTTCGATTTTTGTTAGATAACTGATTCGATGGCCAGCggtaaatttttaaatgaagatGACTACCAAATCGAGAGATTCTCCAATGCCGCTTCGCTGTACCGTGGGAAAAACAAGTGCCTCTTTGGGGACTATGAAGCCATTTTCGTCAGTTCAAAGTCGCCAATTCCCTCTCCAGATCTGTGCGATATGATCCAATGT belongs to Daphnia magna isolate NIES linkage group LG1, ASM2063170v1.1, whole genome shotgun sequence and includes:
- the LOC116934890 gene encoding microcephalin; the encoded protein is METNISLSRLKEPEFFPEFWKTIMTEVVAFVDVRTGSDNRSKSIANEMERMGATVVQHFSKKVTHVIFKDGSKPIYDKAKALGIPIVSYLWVVACKEKGEMVSTEEHAAINSQDYDSEFFKWRKVKSMQPKELDEELQMAEKRLDRRRKKFRQSLLLCGESSEEPLLHFTPIAERKSIIDTLIESSPACQERIQQQLASGKTCDDVFTVNEKEEEDFDTFFDTPLMIKFISKNYYSPMDPTPSSIRKILANVRQTSAKTATTPSMSNHQRKGDVSSGKTSPDKVVHVTLPGSPLGIINKTTENSNKRKTCSSMSSTAKRRKENAEHVVEKLPRRKLLFQPTKLHLPQDPLVALTPDESPKKEKKNHPCFSQVGINVKSHFIPYSASGKLSPRSGTSPRRDSLADFKRSIPKKRNDQRLSSATLVCTSLHSEPIKIVEKAIEQMKRFKLIDTVDDTTTHVICGDSRRTLNVMRGVVRGAKIVTFNWITDSMASGKFLNEDDYQIERFSNAASLYRGKNKCLFGDYEAIFVSSKSPIPSPDLCDMIQCAGGNLTSVSKKASLIVGQLKPEANVPCVASIWILDCIEKGVILPLTDYLMKRL